In Numidum massiliense, a single genomic region encodes these proteins:
- a CDS encoding AI-2E family transporter: MELTKERWFRASVGVILFLVIVWLLAQVQFIFTPIVLFIQTLFLPFLISGILFYLCRPLIQVLESWRVPRTAAILLIFLLIISLLTFIVLKIGPIVQQQFVNLYDNIPGMIKAIQGGLTLLEEKMDTVPPYVQETVNYIGGQLESIFKQTGAFVGNFLSGLFELMFAIIVVPFILFYLLKDSEKFVPQVVRLFPSSKEKEIRDVLSDMDNALGSYIQGQLFVSMCVGVLLFIGYMIIGLDYALLLALIGMVLNVIPFLGPFLAGVPAVIVAFFQDPMMVVWALIAMTVAQQTESNLISPQVIGHKLNIHPLMIILLILVGGKIAGILGMILIVPSYAVLKVIAKHSSRLLAIRRAEKANGEV, encoded by the coding sequence ATGGAACTAACTAAAGAGCGCTGGTTTCGAGCCTCCGTTGGCGTCATCTTATTTCTCGTCATCGTGTGGCTGCTTGCACAAGTACAATTTATTTTTACGCCGATCGTCTTGTTTATTCAAACGTTGTTTTTGCCGTTTTTAATTTCGGGCATTCTCTTTTACTTGTGTCGCCCGTTAATACAAGTACTAGAATCGTGGCGTGTGCCGCGTACGGCTGCGATTTTGCTTATCTTCTTGCTCATTATTTCGCTGTTGACCTTCATCGTACTAAAGATCGGCCCAATCGTGCAGCAACAATTCGTCAACTTGTACGACAATATTCCCGGCATGATTAAGGCGATCCAAGGCGGGCTCACGTTATTGGAGGAAAAAATGGACACCGTGCCGCCGTATGTACAGGAGACGGTAAACTATATCGGGGGACAACTAGAATCGATTTTCAAGCAGACCGGAGCCTTCGTGGGGAACTTTTTAAGTGGTTTGTTTGAATTAATGTTCGCGATAATCGTCGTACCCTTTATTCTTTTTTATTTGTTAAAAGACAGCGAAAAGTTCGTGCCACAAGTCGTGCGGTTGTTTCCCTCGAGCAAGGAAAAAGAAATTCGCGACGTACTTAGTGACATGGACAACGCTTTGGGCAGTTACATTCAAGGTCAACTGTTCGTTTCGATGTGTGTCGGCGTGCTGTTGTTCATCGGCTATATGATCATCGGTCTGGATTACGCCTTGTTGTTAGCTTTAATCGGGATGGTGCTTAACGTCATTCCGTTTTTGGGACCGTTTCTCGCGGGCGTACCGGCTGTCATCGTCGCTTTTTTCCAAGACCCGATGATGGTCGTGTGGGCGCTCATCGCGATGACGGTCGCCCAGCAAACGGAAAGCAACTTGATCTCGCCACAAGTGATCGGGCACAAGTTGAACATCCATCCGTTGATGATTATTTTGCTCATCCTCGTCGGGGGAAAAATCGCTGGCATTTTAGGGATGATTTTAATTGTCCCCTCCTACGCGGTTTTGAAAGTAATTGCCAAGCACAGTTCCCGCTTACTAGCCATTCGCCGCGCGGAGAAGGCGAATGGAGAAGTGTAA